A DNA window from Brassica napus cultivar Da-Ae chromosome C1, Da-Ae, whole genome shotgun sequence contains the following coding sequences:
- the LOC125580215 gene encoding 36.4 kDa proline-rich protein-like: MVSLTHNISFLILLFLGVLALSFVSDCSPPKPSPDPHNPPKNPVKPPQSPAVKPPKPPKKPPTVKPPPSTPKPPMKPPTIKPPTHKTPPVVTSATPCPASTLCPPPSPCPPPTPTPTPPVVTPPTPAPHVVTPPKPETCPIDTLKLGACVDILGGCIHMGIGKSYAKETCCPVLGGLFSMDAAICLCTTIEAKFFNMDLIIPIAIEILLDCGKPPPPGFKCKFDDIFG, translated from the coding sequence ATGGTGTCTCTGACACACAACATATCCTTTCTCATTCTCTTGTTCCTCGGCGTCCTTGCCCTCTCCTTCGTTTCCGACTGTAGCCCTCCTAAACCATCACCGGATCCCCACAACCCGCCAAAAAATCCCGTCAAACCGCCTCAGTCACCTGCTGTCAAACCGCCAAAACCACCCAAGAAACCGCCCACCGTTAAACCACCTCCATCAACCCCTAAACCACCCATGAAACCGCCAACCATTAAACCACCGACCCACAAGACTCCACCTGTGGTAACGTCGGCAACACCGTGCCCAGCATCAACACTGTGCCCACCACCATCACCGTGCCCACCACCAACACCAACACCAACTCCACCTGTCGTAACGCCGCCAACACCAGCCCCACATGTTGTTACACCGCCAAAACCAGAGACTTGCCCAATCGACACGCTGAAATTAGGCGCTTGTGTGGACATTCTTGGAGGTTGCATTCACATGGGAATTGGTAAAAGCTACGCTAAGGAAACGTGTTGCCCGGTTTTGGGAGGTTTATTTAGCATGGACGCAGCAATTTGCCTATGTACTACCATTGAAGCCAAATTTTTCAATATGGACCTCATCATTCCCATTGCTATTGAGATTCTTCTCGACTGCGGAAAGCCTCCACCTCCTGGCTTCAAATGTAAGTTCGATGATATTTTTGGGTAA
- the LOC106396459 gene encoding proteasome subunit alpha type-4-A, which yields MSRRYDSRTTIFSPEGRLYQVEYAMEAIGNAGSAIGILSKDGVVLIGEKKVTSKLLQTSTSSEKMYKIDDHVACAVAGIMSDANILINTARVQAQRYTFLYQEPMPVEQLVQSLCDTKQGYTQFGGLRPFGVSFLFAGWDKNHGFQLYMSDPSGNYGGWKAAAVGANNQAAQSILKQDYKDDATREEAVELALKVLSKTMDSTSLTSEKLELAEVFLTPSGSVKYHVHSSDSLTKLLVKHGVTQPAAESS from the coding sequence ATGTCTCGGAGATATGATAGCCGCACCACAATCTTCTCCCCAGAAGGCCGCCTCTACCAAGTCGAGTACGCCATGGAGGCCATTGGCAACGCTGGTTCCGCCATCGGTATCTTATCCAAAGACGGCGTCGTTTTAATCGGCGAGAAGAAAGTCACCTCCAAGCTTCTCCAAACCTCCACCTCCTCTGAGAAAATGTACAAGATCGACGACCACGTCGCCTGTGCCGTTGCTGGTATCATGTCTGACGCCAACATCCTCATCAACACTGCTAGAGTCCAAGCTCAACGCTACACCTTCCTGTACCAGGAGCCCATGCCTGTTGAGCAGCTGGTTCAGTCTCTCTGTGATACTAAACAAGGGTACACTCAGTTCGGTGGTCTTCGTCCCTTTGGAGTTTCGTTTCTCTTTGCAGGGTGGGACAAGAACCATGGGTTTCAGCTGTATATGAGTGATCCGAGTGGGAACTACGGTGGTTGGAAAGCTGCAGCTGTGGGAGCTAACAACCAGGCGGCTCAGTCTATTCTGAAACAAGACTACAAGGACGATGCAACTAGAGAAGAGGCGGTCGAGCTTGCCCTGAAGGTTCTGAGCAAGACGATGGACAGCACTAGCTTGACATCCGAGAAACTTGAGCTTGCTGAGGTGTTTCTGACTCCGTCAGGGAGTGTTAAGTACCATGTTCACTCTTCTGACTCGCTCACCAAGCTGTTGGTGAAGCATGGTGTGACTCAGCCCGCTGCTGAATCATCCTAA
- the LOC106392522 gene encoding uncharacterized protein LOC106392522, with product MVVTVSDEETSSLCSFASESTTSQTFWTERPPGSYSLKVQNLAQLIGEKYHTRGFLVNGYNWRLIIYPKGNEKDNGSGYISMYVEIDSTSEVFAYLTFFVYNKKVNKYLCIQDTQVKRFNALKKVWGSSQMLPLELFNDPKNGYIFEEDQCEFGVDVSHVTIDSTLTNWEIVSFNENFCYSKFFFSVKNFTMLNEHLYYMSNTFSVGGKTWVLRFYRKCFSTLDDKWISIFLHLADNERLLPDERIYTRGHFRVLDPCRSNHITEKFNCWHDQSNSGCGHDKVVSMDKLREVYLDEDDTLSVAIEFEVMSATSYSPINYSAII from the exons ATGGTCGTTACAGTTTCGGATGAAGAAACATCTTCGTTGTGTTCCTTCGCATCAGAGTCAACAACTTCGCAAACCTTCTGGACAGAACGTCCTCCTGGTTCTTATTCCCTGAAAGTCCAGAATCTCGCACAACTCATCGGTGAAAAATACCACACTCGTGGTTTCTTAGTAAATGGCTACAATTG GAGATTAATTATATATCCAAAAGGGAATGAAAAGGACAATGGAAGTGGATATATTTCGATGTACGTTGAAATAGACAGCACAAGCGAGGTGTTTGCATATCTCACCTTCTTTGTCTATAACAAGAaagtaaacaaatatttatgtattcaaG ATACACAAGTGAAGCGTTTTAATGCACTGAAGAAGGTGTGGGGATCTTCTCAAATGCTTCCACTTGAGTTATTCAATGATCCTAAAAATGGATATATATTTGAGGAAGATCAATGCGAATTTGGAGTTGATGTGAGTCATGTGACGATTGATTCAACCCTTACCAACTGGGAAATCGTCTCTTTTAATGAGAATTTTTGTTATTCCAAATTCTTCTTTAGTGTCAAGAATTTCACGATGCTGAATGAACATCTCTATTACATGTCTAATACATTTTCAGTGGGAGGAAAGACATG GGTGCTAAGGTTTTATCGCAAGTGCTTCTCTACATTAGACGACAAATGGATCTCCATTTTTCTACATCTAGCCGACAATGAAAGATTGTTACCGGATGAGAGGATTTACACGCGTGGTCATTTCCGAGTTCTAGACCCATGTAGATCTAATCACATCACAGAGAAAT TTAACTGCTGGcacgatcaatcaaactcagGTTGCGGTCACGACAAAGTGGTGTCAATGGATAAGCTCAGGGAGGTTTACTTGGACGAAGATGACACTTTGAGCGTAGCGATTGAATTTGAAGTTATGTCTGCGACCAGTTACTCTCCCATCAATTACTCTGCCATTATCTAA